In a genomic window of Amycolatopsis japonica:
- a CDS encoding M28 family metallopeptidase, with translation MTKSAERSGGRMTVEAQAYLQQPAPPRIPVATTITNVVATLRGSTTPERVYVVSGHYDSRCSDPLDATNDAPGADDDASGVAIAMELARVLATRRPAATIVFAAVAGEEQGLFGARHMATLFKTAGTNVQAMFTNDIVGSSRADDGTRDPRTIRLFAEGVPTSETPAQADIRRAVGGENDSPSRQLARFVRSVADNEATGMTVRVIHRRDRYLRGGDHIPFLEQGYPAVRFTEPHEDYAHQHQDVRVENGKRFGDLPEFCDFAFIARVARVNAATMWSLATAPGTPEDVRIRTNRLTNETDLVWRRGTDPDLAGYEVVWRETTAADWTHVVRVGDTTEAKVDLSKDNVFFGVRAVGKNGHRGPVAFPTPLS, from the coding sequence ATGACGAAATCCGCGGAGCGATCGGGCGGCCGGATGACGGTCGAGGCACAGGCGTACCTCCAGCAGCCCGCTCCACCGCGGATCCCGGTGGCGACCACCATCACCAACGTCGTCGCCACCTTGCGCGGCTCCACCACCCCGGAACGGGTCTACGTCGTGTCCGGTCACTACGACTCGCGGTGTTCGGATCCACTCGACGCGACGAACGACGCGCCGGGCGCCGACGACGACGCCTCCGGAGTGGCCATCGCGATGGAACTCGCCCGGGTGCTCGCCACTCGCCGTCCGGCCGCGACCATCGTGTTCGCCGCGGTCGCCGGTGAGGAACAGGGCCTGTTCGGCGCACGGCACATGGCCACGCTGTTCAAGACGGCCGGAACGAACGTGCAGGCGATGTTCACCAACGACATCGTCGGTTCGAGCCGGGCGGACGACGGAACGCGGGACCCGCGGACGATCCGGTTGTTCGCCGAGGGCGTGCCGACGTCGGAAACCCCGGCACAGGCCGACATCCGGCGCGCGGTCGGCGGGGAGAACGATTCGCCCTCCCGTCAGCTGGCGCGGTTCGTACGCTCGGTCGCGGACAACGAAGCGACCGGCATGACCGTACGGGTGATCCACCGGCGCGACCGCTACCTCCGCGGCGGCGACCACATCCCGTTCCTGGAGCAGGGGTATCCCGCCGTGCGGTTCACCGAACCGCACGAGGACTACGCCCATCAGCACCAGGACGTCCGGGTGGAGAACGGCAAGCGGTTCGGCGATCTGCCCGAGTTCTGCGACTTCGCGTTCATCGCCAGGGTCGCGCGGGTGAACGCCGCGACGATGTGGTCGCTGGCGACCGCGCCCGGTACCCCCGAAGACGTCCGGATCCGGACGAACCGGCTGACGAACGAGACGGATCTGGTGTGGCGGCGCGGAACGGACCCGGACCTCGCCGGCTACGAGGTCGTCTGGCGGGAGACGACGGCGGCCGACTGGACGCACGTCGTCAGGGTCGGCGACACGACCGAGGCTAAAGTGGATCTGTCGAAGGACAACGTGTTCTTCGGTGTCCGCGCGGTCGGGAAGAACGGCCACCGCGGTCCGGTCGCGTTTCCGACACCGTTGAGTTGA
- a CDS encoding maleylpyruvate isomerase mycothiol-dependent enzyme family protein: protein MTVTPGDLDAAITSVVGELRQASGRDWSAASGTGDLNAWRTAEHLGDCLISYAGLLIARPSTPRFVCFESVADQAATPSEMLEFVTVAGGILGATLRTVAPDVRAYHPSGRADLEGFAGMGCVEVLVHGEDMARGLQVTLDPPRDVCSRVLARMFPDVDVTGVDPWTALLWATDRTELRGRPSRAGWQWRGTPLDDPPFSEA, encoded by the coding sequence ATGACAGTCACCCCCGGCGACCTCGACGCCGCGATCACGAGTGTGGTCGGTGAACTACGCCAGGCGTCGGGCCGTGACTGGTCGGCGGCGTCGGGCACCGGCGACCTGAACGCCTGGCGCACGGCCGAACACCTCGGCGACTGCTTGATCTCCTACGCGGGCCTGCTGATCGCGCGGCCGTCGACGCCGCGTTTCGTCTGCTTCGAATCCGTCGCCGACCAGGCCGCGACTCCGTCGGAGATGCTGGAGTTCGTCACGGTCGCCGGCGGCATCCTGGGTGCCACGCTCCGCACGGTGGCCCCGGACGTCCGCGCGTACCACCCGAGCGGCCGCGCCGACCTCGAAGGTTTCGCCGGGATGGGCTGCGTCGAAGTCCTGGTCCATGGCGAGGACATGGCCAGGGGGCTCCAAGTCACCCTCGATCCGCCGCGCGACGTCTGCTCGCGAGTGCTCGCCCGGATGTTCCCGGATGTCGACGTCACCGGCGTCGATCCCTGGACGGCGTTGCTGTGGGCGACGGACCGGACGGAGCTACGGGGACGGCCGTCGCGCGCCGGGTGGCAATGGCGAGGCACCCCGCTCGACGATCCACCGTTCAGCGAGGCCTGA
- a CDS encoding class I SAM-dependent methyltransferase translates to MKTGDWSDSWDRLMARYQPGREQAIERMIDLIAARCDGRAPRVLDVGGGTGTLCSRLLARFPESEVTLVDLDPVMLAIARASLPSSVEVVRADLRDPGWAALLPYGGYDAVLAIMALHYLPPDRLTALYAELVGLVRAGGFVANVDDMPEGEAAASVSDDGSWGAWWAQVAADPVLGPAVVERARLFGDSSSAEWHPPAEWHLRAVKAGPVDEAAVAWRNGDQAAVVAFRPR, encoded by the coding sequence ATGAAGACTGGGGACTGGAGTGACAGCTGGGATCGCCTCATGGCGCGGTATCAGCCAGGACGTGAGCAGGCGATCGAGCGGATGATCGACCTGATCGCGGCGCGCTGCGACGGGCGGGCGCCGAGGGTGCTGGACGTGGGTGGCGGCACGGGCACTCTCTGTTCCCGTCTGCTTGCCCGTTTTCCCGAGTCGGAGGTCACGCTGGTCGATCTCGACCCGGTGATGCTGGCGATCGCTCGCGCGTCGCTGCCGTCTTCGGTGGAGGTGGTCCGGGCCGATCTGCGTGATCCGGGCTGGGCCGCCTTGTTGCCGTACGGCGGCTACGACGCCGTTCTGGCGATCATGGCGTTGCACTACCTGCCACCGGACCGCCTGACGGCGTTGTACGCCGAACTAGTCGGGCTGGTGCGGGCGGGCGGTTTCGTGGCGAATGTGGACGACATGCCGGAAGGGGAAGCCGCGGCGTCCGTGAGCGATGACGGCTCTTGGGGCGCCTGGTGGGCTCAGGTCGCGGCGGATCCCGTGCTGGGACCGGCCGTGGTGGAACGGGCTCGGCTGTTCGGCGATTCGTCTTCGGCGGAATGGCATCCGCCCGCCGAGTGGCATCTGCGGGCCGTGAAGGCCGGGCCGGTCGACGAGGCCGCCGTGGCGTGGCGGAACGGCGACCAGGCCGCTGTTGTGGCCTTCAGGCCTCGCTGA
- a CDS encoding LmeA family phospholipid-binding protein, which produces MSDGRWFDLNPLPELFGLAAAGRALLPNVPVTPAAILKTVTEQLVGRRLTAKVDGHDVGLTLTDLDYRTDSLSLAATGRVGDVRIVVEDVDWPETPLERITVLASNVRLRSLPSPAAIPEQVKMAIRVSPEVLQARVAEVRPGIIVTPGDDGHFHIRWEKRPRWGHLALESTVEHDAVVLRPMSVHIGRRRFGPPARLKPIVLPLPELPQGIRLTAVEAHDGHLVLHALAEEWPEKLSTIPLGDLLGWVTTAVTTLTLPRLGGR; this is translated from the coding sequence ATGAGCGACGGCAGATGGTTCGACCTGAACCCGCTTCCCGAGCTGTTCGGCCTGGCCGCCGCCGGGCGGGCGCTGTTGCCGAACGTGCCCGTGACCCCGGCCGCGATCCTGAAGACCGTGACCGAGCAGCTGGTCGGGCGCAGGCTGACGGCCAAGGTGGACGGGCACGACGTCGGCCTCACCCTGACCGACCTCGACTACCGGACCGACAGCCTCAGCCTGGCCGCCACCGGCCGGGTCGGCGACGTCCGCATCGTCGTCGAGGACGTCGACTGGCCGGAAACCCCGCTCGAACGCATCACCGTCCTGGCGTCGAACGTGCGCCTTCGCTCACTCCCCTCCCCTGCCGCCATCCCCGAACAGGTGAAGATGGCGATCCGGGTATCGCCGGAAGTCCTCCAGGCGCGCGTGGCCGAGGTCCGGCCGGGCATCATCGTGACCCCCGGCGACGACGGGCATTTCCACATCCGCTGGGAAAAGCGGCCCCGCTGGGGACATCTCGCCTTGGAGTCCACTGTGGAGCACGACGCCGTCGTCCTCCGGCCGATGTCCGTCCACATCGGACGCCGCCGGTTCGGCCCGCCGGCCCGGCTGAAGCCGATCGTGCTGCCGCTGCCCGAACTCCCGCAAGGGATCCGGCTCACCGCGGTCGAGGCGCACGACGGCCACCTGGTCCTGCACGCGCTGGCCGAGGAATGGCCGGAGAAGCTGTCCACCATCCCGCTCGGCGACCTGCTGGGCTGGGTGACGACGGCCGTGACCACGTTGACCCTGCCGAGACTCGGCGGACGGTGA
- a CDS encoding peptidase inhibitor family I36 protein, with amino-acid sequence MHKYRLGAAFLAAVAMCLACVVPANAAERDEHCVADTITGAFRCFDSVGESLAAASAGEVGASATVISVLYEHANFGGASVAVTGSPCVEGTNQTIGFLGSMNDKVSSFKTFYNCYITMYEHAEYQGATQEWYANDSANYGSNMNDLGSSVVYSRGPSRAELLKDCGRATKTCNAHVDQRGQDFYGEWNRVDTVFNCSANKITQVIGKRDTRSGKNTVSNELSVSAGFEFLVQWTVAYKRTWGQEWGWETSENVETRIEVNPGYWAGLDRSPVMRVGYGSYDMWYDKRRWGHHQWYVWNFSGEGPAPGVVGQTRTVGKKMTSAEKKKACGTKTGLVRSSALAEADTAAASVAKPAAPAVRVAQGALHS; translated from the coding sequence GTGCACAAGTACAGACTCGGGGCGGCCTTCCTGGCCGCTGTGGCGATGTGTCTCGCCTGCGTCGTCCCGGCGAACGCCGCGGAACGTGACGAGCACTGCGTCGCCGACACGATCACCGGAGCTTTCCGGTGCTTCGACAGCGTGGGCGAGTCCCTCGCCGCGGCGTCGGCGGGCGAGGTCGGCGCGTCCGCGACAGTGATCAGCGTGCTCTACGAACACGCGAACTTCGGCGGCGCGAGCGTCGCCGTCACCGGATCGCCGTGCGTCGAGGGGACGAACCAGACCATCGGCTTCCTCGGCTCGATGAACGACAAGGTCTCCTCGTTCAAGACCTTCTACAACTGCTACATCACGATGTACGAGCACGCCGAATACCAGGGCGCCACCCAGGAGTGGTACGCCAACGACAGCGCCAACTACGGGTCGAACATGAACGACCTCGGCAGCTCCGTCGTGTACTCGCGCGGGCCGTCCCGCGCCGAACTGCTCAAGGACTGCGGCCGCGCCACCAAGACCTGCAACGCCCACGTCGACCAGCGTGGCCAGGACTTCTACGGCGAGTGGAACCGGGTGGACACGGTCTTCAACTGCAGTGCCAACAAGATCACCCAGGTGATCGGCAAGCGGGACACCCGCAGCGGGAAGAACACGGTGTCGAACGAGCTCAGCGTGAGCGCGGGCTTCGAGTTCCTCGTCCAGTGGACGGTGGCCTACAAGCGCACGTGGGGCCAGGAGTGGGGCTGGGAGACCAGCGAGAACGTCGAGACCCGGATCGAGGTGAATCCGGGCTACTGGGCGGGTCTGGACCGCTCTCCGGTGATGCGCGTGGGCTACGGCTCGTACGACATGTGGTACGACAAGCGCCGATGGGGTCACCACCAGTGGTACGTCTGGAACTTCAGCGGTGAGGGCCCCGCGCCCGGTGTCGTGGGCCAGACCAGGACCGTCGGCAAGAAGATGACGTCGGCCGAGAAGAAGAAGGCGTGCGGCACGAAGACCGGTCTCGTGCGGTCGTCCGCCCTCGCGGAGGCGGATACCGCCGCCGCGTCCGTCGCGAAGCCCGCCGCGCCCGCGGTGCGTGTCGCGCAGGGCGCGTTGCACAGCTGA
- a CDS encoding VWA domain-containing protein translates to MKRWAVLTVAAICALSLVSCDSSEGGTGLGEAEAGTLRVLAGSELADLRPLLEQEAAATGVKVKFQFTGTLEGTESLANGKVDGQYDAVWFSSNRYPAAVPEAAERLGEQVKIMSSPVVLGLSASAAQRLGWTGRPVGWGEIAEQAGKKAFTYGMTDPSASNSGFSALVGVASALAGAGNAIDAQQIASVTPKLTEFFSAQAMSAGSSGWLSEAYQRRASGQDPGKKVDGLINYESVLLSMNASGKLPEPLTLVYPSDGVVTADYPLTLLQSANSDARDAHRKLAERLRTPDTQRKIMETTQRRPVVPGVQLGQQFARKDLVELPFPATQQAVDALLGAYFDKIRRPSRTLYVLDTSGSMSGDRIESLRAALIGLTGADGSLTGRYRRFRSREEVTMLPFDTVPGSPETFTVPEGDPQPALDKIKRFAEGLDANGGTAIYDSLQRAYDIMGPLVARDPDRFNSIVLMTDGQNANGAKFSDFQLRFPSLPEAMRQIPVFTVIFGEGDSAELGEVAKRTGGNVFDARGDVLPKVFQEIRGYQ, encoded by the coding sequence GTGAAACGCTGGGCTGTGCTCACGGTGGCGGCGATCTGCGCGCTGTCACTGGTTTCCTGCGATTCGAGCGAAGGCGGGACGGGGCTGGGAGAGGCCGAGGCAGGCACCCTGCGGGTGCTCGCGGGCAGCGAATTGGCCGATCTGCGGCCGCTGCTGGAACAGGAGGCGGCGGCGACCGGCGTCAAGGTCAAGTTCCAGTTCACCGGGACGTTGGAAGGCACCGAGTCGTTGGCGAACGGCAAGGTGGACGGTCAGTACGACGCCGTCTGGTTCTCGTCGAACCGGTATCCGGCGGCGGTTCCGGAGGCAGCCGAACGGTTGGGCGAGCAGGTGAAGATCATGAGCTCGCCGGTGGTGCTCGGCCTGTCCGCGTCGGCGGCGCAACGGCTCGGCTGGACCGGACGGCCGGTGGGCTGGGGTGAGATCGCCGAGCAGGCCGGGAAGAAGGCCTTCACCTATGGCATGACCGACCCGTCCGCGTCGAACTCCGGTTTCTCGGCGCTCGTCGGGGTGGCGTCGGCGCTCGCGGGGGCGGGCAACGCGATCGACGCTCAGCAGATCGCTTCCGTCACCCCGAAACTGACCGAGTTCTTCAGTGCGCAGGCGATGTCCGCGGGCTCGTCGGGCTGGCTTTCCGAGGCCTACCAACGACGGGCGAGCGGCCAGGATCCCGGCAAGAAGGTCGACGGCCTGATCAACTACGAGTCCGTCCTGTTGTCGATGAACGCGAGCGGGAAACTCCCCGAACCGCTGACGCTGGTGTATCCCTCCGACGGTGTCGTGACCGCGGACTATCCGCTGACTTTGTTACAGAGCGCGAATTCCGACGCGCGGGACGCGCACCGCAAGCTCGCCGAACGGCTGCGGACGCCGGACACCCAGCGCAAGATCATGGAGACCACGCAGCGTCGTCCGGTCGTGCCGGGAGTCCAGCTGGGGCAGCAGTTCGCGCGAAAGGATCTCGTCGAGCTGCCGTTCCCCGCGACGCAGCAAGCGGTCGACGCGTTGCTGGGCGCCTACTTCGACAAGATCCGGCGGCCGTCGCGGACGCTGTACGTGCTCGACACCTCCGGTTCCATGTCGGGCGACCGGATCGAGTCGCTGCGCGCCGCACTGATCGGGCTGACCGGCGCCGACGGTTCCCTGACCGGGCGGTACCGCCGGTTCCGCAGCCGTGAGGAGGTCACGATGCTGCCGTTCGACACCGTGCCAGGCAGTCCGGAGACGTTCACGGTGCCGGAAGGCGATCCACAACCCGCGTTGGACAAGATCAAGCGTTTCGCCGAAGGCCTCGACGCGAACGGTGGCACGGCGATCTACGACAGCCTTCAGCGCGCGTACGACATCATGGGACCTTTGGTCGCGCGGGACCCCGACCGCTTCAACTCGATCGTGCTGATGACCGACGGACAGAACGCGAACGGCGCCAAGTTCTCGGATTTCCAGCTCAGGTTCCCGTCGTTGCCGGAGGCGATGCGGCAGATCCCGGTGTTCACCGTGATCTTCGGCGAAGGCGACTCCGCCGAACTCGGCGAGGTCGCGAAACGCACCGGTGGCAACGTGTTCGACGCGCGAGGCGACGTGCTGCCCAAGGTGTTCCAGGAAATCCGCGGGTACCAGTGA
- a CDS encoding toxic anion resistance protein translates to MDDFTLTPPEPVEAIPAERAAGLVTLAPEVHAEVTKRAEGFARRLEALDVRSPDFTRVLDELLAVGESDMRAAATVAGALLDRSTRALTEIGSPQHQATVSLAGLRRAVAEIDPAKLPITGRKLMGLIPVAGSAKKALDRYRAANEPVNALVLDLRARQDHLRRDNAALKGERERLWATLGKLSEAAAFAEAVDTAVDRQAGIFDFTDPARAKALRADAVHPIRQRHQDLLTQLAVSAQGYLALDLVRRNNDELIRGIERAVSTTVAALRVALVVSGALAGQRDVLDEIQAVQATTDGLIRANAEMLELRSAEIQRAGSDPAVAVATIRESFERIYRSIDAIDEFKAGAVSTMAATVEALSGEIRRAEDHLRRSHETAAAEGAS, encoded by the coding sequence ATGGACGATTTCACGCTCACTCCACCCGAACCGGTGGAGGCGATCCCGGCCGAGCGGGCGGCCGGCCTGGTCACCCTCGCGCCGGAGGTCCACGCCGAAGTCACGAAGCGCGCGGAGGGGTTCGCCCGGCGTCTCGAAGCACTCGACGTCCGGTCGCCCGACTTCACACGCGTCCTGGACGAACTGCTCGCGGTCGGCGAGTCCGACATGCGCGCGGCGGCGACCGTCGCCGGTGCGCTGCTGGACCGGTCGACGCGGGCGCTCACGGAAATCGGGTCGCCACAACACCAGGCGACGGTGAGCCTGGCCGGGCTCCGGCGGGCCGTGGCGGAGATCGATCCTGCGAAACTGCCGATCACCGGCCGCAAGCTGATGGGGCTGATCCCGGTCGCGGGCAGCGCGAAGAAGGCTCTGGACCGCTATCGCGCGGCGAACGAGCCGGTGAACGCGCTCGTGCTGGACCTGCGGGCGCGACAAGACCATCTGCGACGGGACAACGCCGCGCTCAAGGGTGAACGAGAACGTCTGTGGGCGACGCTCGGCAAGCTGTCGGAAGCGGCCGCGTTCGCCGAAGCCGTCGACACGGCCGTCGACCGTCAAGCCGGGATCTTCGACTTCACCGACCCCGCGCGGGCCAAGGCCTTGCGGGCGGACGCGGTGCATCCGATCCGGCAGCGGCACCAGGATCTGCTGACCCAGCTCGCCGTCAGCGCGCAGGGCTATCTCGCGCTGGATCTGGTGCGGCGCAACAACGACGAGCTGATCCGCGGGATCGAGCGGGCGGTGTCGACCACGGTCGCGGCGCTGCGGGTCGCGCTGGTGGTGAGCGGGGCACTCGCCGGGCAACGCGACGTCCTCGACGAGATCCAGGCCGTGCAAGCCACGACCGACGGCCTGATCAGGGCCAACGCCGAAATGCTGGAACTGCGCAGCGCCGAGATCCAGCGTGCGGGCAGCGATCCGGCGGTGGCGGTGGCGACGATCCGTGAGTCGTTCGAGCGGATCTACCGGAGCATCGACGCGATCGACGAGTTCAAGGCGGGGGCCGTCTCGACGATGGCGGCGACCGTGGAGGCGCTGTCCGGGGAGATCCGGCGGGCCGAAGACCATCTGCGCCGGTCACACGAGACGGCGGCGGCCGAGGGGGCATCGTGA
- a CDS encoding ATP-binding protein has protein sequence MSVLPREELRGLFLFEHLSEEQLDWIDEHAVLEQYTGGTTVMREGEPATCFYLLLSGALRMTRLVGGTEVETIRSDQRGAYCGATQFFVHQETEHTYGASVHAVSDLTFLTLPAAEFATEFRRWFPMATHLLEGMYLGWRNSDTVIGSRRRLLALGELSAGLTHELNNPAAAAVRATASLRERVAGMRHKLAMLAKKNVDPTLLEQLLDIQEQLVKQVASAPKLTAMQQADREDEIGDWFDDHGIDQGWDLADIYVRAGLTVPDLDRLLDAVGETFLDGAVRWLAYALETEMLMGEIEDSTTRISVLVGKAKQYSQMDRAPHQWIDVHEGLDSTLVMLAGKIAPGIRVVKEYDHTIPRIPAYAGELNQVWTNVIDNALGAMGTEGTLTLRTSRVDDHVHVEIGDTGPGIPAEVRQRIFEPFFTTKPVGQGTGLGLDISWRIVVERHQGDLRVDSAPGDTRFTVCLPVSEQSVI, from the coding sequence ATGAGCGTTCTGCCCAGGGAAGAACTGCGCGGGCTCTTCCTCTTCGAGCACCTCAGCGAGGAGCAGCTCGACTGGATCGACGAGCACGCCGTGCTGGAGCAGTACACCGGCGGCACCACGGTCATGCGCGAGGGTGAACCGGCCACCTGCTTCTATCTCCTGCTGTCGGGCGCGCTGCGGATGACACGGCTCGTCGGCGGCACCGAGGTCGAGACGATCCGGTCCGACCAGCGCGGCGCGTACTGCGGCGCGACGCAGTTCTTCGTGCACCAGGAGACCGAGCACACCTACGGCGCTTCCGTACACGCGGTCAGCGACCTCACCTTCCTGACCCTGCCCGCGGCCGAGTTCGCCACCGAGTTCCGCCGCTGGTTCCCGATGGCGACGCATCTGCTGGAGGGTATGTACCTCGGCTGGCGCAACAGCGACACCGTCATCGGTTCGCGACGGCGGCTGCTGGCGCTCGGCGAACTGTCCGCCGGGCTGACCCACGAGCTCAACAATCCGGCGGCCGCCGCCGTCCGCGCGACGGCGTCGCTGCGGGAGCGGGTCGCCGGGATGCGGCACAAGCTCGCGATGCTGGCGAAGAAGAACGTCGACCCGACGCTGCTGGAGCAGCTGCTCGACATCCAAGAACAGCTGGTCAAACAGGTCGCGTCGGCGCCGAAGCTGACCGCCATGCAGCAGGCCGACCGCGAGGACGAGATCGGTGACTGGTTCGACGACCACGGTATCGACCAGGGCTGGGACCTCGCCGACATCTACGTCCGCGCCGGGCTGACGGTGCCGGATCTCGACCGGCTGCTCGACGCGGTCGGCGAGACCTTCCTCGACGGCGCAGTCCGCTGGCTCGCGTACGCGCTCGAGACCGAGATGCTGATGGGCGAGATCGAGGATTCGACCACCCGGATCTCGGTGCTGGTCGGCAAGGCCAAGCAGTACTCGCAGATGGACCGCGCCCCGCACCAGTGGATCGACGTCCACGAAGGCCTCGACTCGACCCTCGTGATGCTGGCGGGCAAGATCGCGCCGGGGATCCGCGTGGTGAAGGAGTACGACCACACGATCCCGAGGATCCCGGCGTACGCGGGCGAACTGAACCAGGTGTGGACGAACGTCATCGACAACGCGCTCGGCGCCATGGGAACCGAGGGCACGCTGACCCTGCGGACGTCCAGGGTGGACGATCACGTGCACGTCGAGATCGGCGACACCGGACCCGGTATCCCGGCGGAGGTGCGGCAGCGGATCTTCGAGCCGTTCTTCACCACGAAACCGGTGGGGCAGGGGACCGGCCTCGGCCTGGACATCTCCTGGCGCATCGTCGTCGAACGGCATCAGGGCGACCTGCGGGTCGATTCGGCGCCGGGTGACACGCGGTTCACCGTGTGCCTGCCGGTCTCGGAGCAGTCCGTGATCTGA
- a CDS encoding FAD-dependent oxidoreductase, giving the protein MSQPILLTVDDDPAVSRSVARDLRRRYGKDYRIIRADSGADALDALREIKLRGDAVAAILADYRMPQMDGIVFLEKAMDLFPNARRALLTAYADTDAAIQAINVVDVDHYLLKPWDPPEEKLYPVVDALVETWRAVGERPVDEIKLIGHRYSSPSFHLRDFLARNAVPYRWYSVDDDEGRRILEAADAAPHDIPVLVTPGGTVLRQPSGPELADAVGLSTRPTQEFYDLIVIGGGPAGLGAAVYGASEGLRTVIVERKATGGQAGTSSRIENYLGFPDGVSGAQLTDRARRQALKFGAEVLTARDVVGLEARGSARVVMFGDGTEISAHSVVLASGVTYRALEAPGVAELAGRGVYYGSAATEAPECKGEHVYIVGGANSAGQAAVFFSKHAADVTILVRGQSLEASMSHYLIEQIAGIGNIHVRTRTTVVEAHGDDHLERLTLCENGGATETVPTGHLFIFIGAAPRTDWLGTEIQRDDHGFVRTGPDLLTDGGPPPGWPLDRDPHYLESSIPGVFVAGDVRAASVKRVASAVGEGAMAVTLVHRYLEEQ; this is encoded by the coding sequence GTGAGCCAGCCGATCCTGTTGACCGTCGACGACGATCCCGCCGTATCCCGCTCGGTCGCCCGTGACCTGCGCCGAAGGTACGGAAAGGACTACCGGATCATCCGGGCCGATTCCGGCGCCGACGCCCTCGACGCGCTGCGCGAGATCAAGCTGCGCGGCGACGCCGTGGCCGCGATCCTCGCCGACTACCGGATGCCGCAGATGGACGGCATCGTCTTCCTCGAGAAGGCGATGGACCTGTTCCCGAACGCGCGCCGCGCGCTGCTGACCGCGTACGCCGACACCGACGCGGCGATCCAGGCGATCAACGTCGTCGACGTCGACCATTACCTGCTCAAGCCGTGGGACCCGCCGGAGGAGAAGCTCTATCCGGTCGTCGACGCGCTGGTGGAGACGTGGCGCGCGGTGGGGGAGCGGCCGGTCGACGAGATCAAGCTCATCGGCCACCGGTACTCCTCGCCGTCGTTCCACCTGCGCGACTTCCTGGCGCGCAACGCCGTGCCGTACCGCTGGTACTCCGTCGACGACGACGAGGGCCGCCGGATCCTCGAGGCGGCGGACGCGGCGCCGCACGACATCCCGGTGCTGGTCACCCCGGGTGGCACGGTGCTGCGCCAGCCGTCCGGTCCGGAACTCGCCGACGCCGTCGGCCTCTCCACCCGGCCCACCCAGGAGTTCTACGACCTGATCGTGATCGGCGGCGGACCCGCCGGGCTCGGGGCGGCCGTGTACGGCGCGTCGGAGGGCCTGCGCACCGTCATCGTCGAGCGCAAGGCGACCGGCGGGCAGGCGGGCACCAGCTCCCGCATCGAGAACTACCTCGGTTTCCCGGACGGCGTTTCCGGCGCACAGCTCACAGACCGCGCACGGCGGCAGGCGCTCAAGTTCGGCGCCGAAGTGCTCACCGCCCGCGACGTCGTGGGCCTGGAGGCACGCGGTTCCGCGCGCGTGGTCATGTTCGGCGACGGGACCGAGATCTCCGCGCATTCCGTGGTGCTGGCCAGCGGCGTCACCTACCGGGCGCTGGAGGCCCCCGGCGTCGCCGAGCTCGCCGGCCGCGGCGTGTACTACGGCTCGGCCGCGACCGAGGCGCCCGAGTGCAAGGGCGAGCACGTCTACATCGTCGGCGGCGCGAACTCGGCGGGGCAGGCGGCCGTGTTCTTCTCCAAACACGCCGCCGACGTCACCATCCTCGTCCGCGGCCAGTCGCTCGAAGCGTCGATGTCGCACTACCTGATCGAGCAGATCGCCGGGATCGGGAACATCCACGTCCGCACCCGGACCACCGTGGTCGAGGCGCACGGCGACGATCACCTCGAACGGCTGACCCTGTGCGAGAACGGCGGCGCGACCGAGACGGTGCCCACCGGACACCTGTTCATCTTCATCGGCGCCGCCCCGCGCACCGACTGGCTCGGCACCGAGATCCAGCGGGACGACCACGGTTTCGTCCGCACCGGGCCCGATCTGCTCACCGACGGCGGCCCGCCGCCGGGCTGGCCGCTGGACCGCGACCCGCACTACCTGGAGTCGTCCATTCCGGGCGTCTTCGTGGCGGGTGACGTCCGGGCGGCGTCGGTGAAGCGTGTCGCGTCGGCCGTCGGCGAAGGCGCCATGGCGGTCACCCTGGTCCACCGTTATCTGGAGGAGCAATGA
- a CDS encoding HdeD family acid-resistance protein: MPLVGLTVVEPRLAWPLAAVRGVFAILFGILALIWPGTTVLALAILYGIYAIFDGIGGIMQAFRPGDAAHRAAYGVLGAFGIIAGVLVLIWPGITVLVLALLVGFWAIFTGIVEIVAAIRLRKQIEGEAFLIAAGALSLIAGIVIVFNPIAGAYGIALLVGIYALLYGVMLLVLAFRLRKLTQA, translated from the coding sequence ATGCCTCTCGTCGGTCTCACCGTCGTCGAACCCCGCCTGGCCTGGCCGCTCGCCGCCGTGCGCGGGGTTTTCGCCATCCTGTTCGGCATTCTCGCGTTGATCTGGCCGGGAACGACCGTGCTGGCCCTCGCGATCCTCTACGGCATTTACGCCATCTTCGACGGCATCGGCGGCATCATGCAGGCCTTCCGGCCGGGCGACGCCGCTCATCGCGCCGCCTACGGTGTCCTCGGCGCGTTCGGGATCATCGCCGGTGTCCTCGTCCTGATCTGGCCGGGGATCACGGTGCTGGTGCTGGCCCTTCTGGTCGGCTTCTGGGCGATCTTCACCGGCATCGTCGAGATCGTCGCGGCGATCCGGCTGCGCAAGCAGATCGAGGGCGAGGCGTTCCTCATCGCGGCGGGCGCGCTGTCCCTGATCGCGGGCATCGTGATCGTGTTCAACCCGATCGCCGGCGCGTACGGGATCGCCCTCCTGGTCGGGATCTACGCCCTGCTGTACGGCGTGATGCTGCTCGTCCTGGCCTTCCGGCTGCGGAAACTCACCCAAGCCTGA